Proteins from one Nitrobacteraceae bacterium AZCC 2146 genomic window:
- a CDS encoding hypothetical protein (product_source=Hypo-rule applied; superfamily=52317; transmembrane_helix_parts=Outside_1_9,TMhelix_10_32,Inside_33_38,TMhelix_39_58,Outside_59_660,TMhelix_661_683,Inside_684_687) encodes MQYGIAFTPLVPTLVLWIGLAAIVVIAVLLLVGRARGTAVRVAALALILLALANPSFTREEREPLSSVAAVVIDKSPSQNFGERTKETAEAQQTLVDRLKQIKGLEVRVVEAGQADGETDGTKLFGALSSALSDVPTDRVAGAFLITDGRVHDIPASAAALGFTAPVHALITGRKDERDRRIAITAAPRFGIVGQSQTITYRLDDQGVTGERARVVVRRDGDVLNERTVLSGQTISIDIDIKHAGPNIVEIEASPLANELTLVNNRAVVAIDGVRDKLRVLLVSGEPHSGERTWRNLLKSDASIDLVHFTILRPPEKQDGTPINELSLIAFPTRELFQQKINEFQLIIFDRYARQGVLPIAYFDNIARYVRAGGAVLVSAGPDYASTTSIWRTPLDSVLPAEPVGVTEKPFYAHLSDIGKRHPVTRGLEGGATEPPKWSRFFRTVETRNTTTPPVMTGADGKPLLLLSRSGEGRVALLLSDHIWLWARGYEGGGPHLDLLRRMSHWLMKQPDLDEEALKLQSQGKDLVVTRQTMGDTVTPVTVTSPSGKTRELTLSAAEPGLWRSTTPADELGLWQATDGTLKALINVGPINPKEFSEVTSTTETLKPLALVTGGDARRINDGGGIDLPRIVPVRSSTIFRGDGWMGVHMRDASVVRGVGVLPVFAGLIGLLLLLGAFAATWLRESR; translated from the coding sequence ATGCAGTACGGCATCGCGTTTACGCCGCTCGTCCCGACGCTCGTGTTGTGGATCGGATTAGCCGCCATCGTGGTGATCGCGGTGCTGCTGCTGGTCGGCCGCGCGCGCGGCACGGCGGTGCGCGTCGCGGCGCTGGCGCTGATCCTGCTGGCGCTCGCCAATCCCTCCTTCACGCGCGAGGAGCGCGAGCCGCTGTCGTCGGTGGCCGCCGTGGTCATCGACAAGAGCCCGAGCCAGAATTTTGGTGAGCGCACCAAGGAAACCGCCGAGGCGCAGCAGACGCTGGTCGATCGTCTGAAGCAGATCAAAGGGCTTGAGGTCCGCGTCGTTGAGGCCGGACAAGCTGATGGCGAGACCGACGGCACCAAGCTGTTCGGCGCTTTGTCCTCCGCTCTCTCGGACGTGCCGACCGATCGCGTCGCCGGCGCGTTCCTGATTACCGACGGCCGTGTCCACGATATTCCGGCCAGCGCTGCCGCGCTCGGCTTCACCGCGCCGGTGCATGCGCTGATCACCGGCCGCAAGGACGAGCGCGACCGCCGCATCGCCATCACCGCGGCGCCGCGCTTCGGCATCGTCGGACAGAGCCAGACCATCACCTACCGGCTCGACGATCAGGGCGTTACCGGCGAACGCGCCCGCGTCGTGGTCCGCCGCGACGGCGACGTGCTCAACGAGCGCACCGTGCTGTCAGGCCAGACCATCAGCATCGATATCGACATCAAGCATGCCGGCCCGAACATCGTCGAGATCGAGGCTTCGCCGCTCGCCAACGAACTGACGCTGGTCAACAACCGCGCGGTGGTCGCCATCGACGGCGTGCGTGACAAGTTGCGGGTGCTGCTGGTGTCGGGCGAACCGCATTCCGGCGAACGAACCTGGCGCAATCTCTTGAAGTCCGATGCCAGCATCGACCTCGTGCACTTCACAATCCTGCGGCCGCCGGAAAAGCAGGACGGCACGCCGATCAACGAACTGTCGCTGATCGCATTCCCGACACGCGAATTGTTTCAGCAGAAGATCAACGAATTCCAGTTGATCATCTTCGATCGCTATGCCCGCCAGGGCGTGCTGCCGATCGCCTATTTCGACAACATCGCGCGCTATGTCCGCGCCGGCGGCGCGGTGCTGGTGTCGGCCGGACCGGACTACGCCTCCACCACCAGCATCTGGCGCACACCGCTGGATTCGGTGCTGCCGGCCGAGCCGGTCGGCGTCACCGAGAAACCGTTCTATGCGCATCTCAGCGATATCGGAAAACGCCATCCGGTGACCCGGGGCCTTGAAGGCGGCGCCACAGAGCCGCCGAAGTGGAGCCGCTTCTTCCGCACTGTCGAGACCCGCAACACCACCACGCCGCCGGTCATGACCGGCGCCGACGGCAAGCCGTTGCTGCTGCTGTCGCGCTCCGGCGAAGGCCGCGTCGCGCTGCTGCTGTCGGACCACATCTGGCTGTGGGCCCGCGGCTACGAGGGCGGCGGTCCGCATCTCGATCTTCTCAGGCGGATGTCGCACTGGCTGATGAAGCAGCCGGATCTCGACGAGGAAGCGCTGAAGCTGCAGAGCCAGGGCAAGGATCTCGTTGTGACGCGCCAGACCATGGGCGATACGGTGACGCCAGTCACAGTCACCTCGCCATCCGGCAAGACCCGCGAACTGACGCTGAGCGCGGCAGAGCCCGGGCTGTGGCGCTCGACCACGCCGGCCGACGAGCTTGGCCTGTGGCAGGCCACCGACGGTACGCTGAAGGCGCTGATCAATGTCGGCCCGATTAACCCCAAGGAATTCTCCGAGGTCACCTCGACCACCGAGACGCTGAAGCCGCTGGCGCTGGTCACCGGCGGCGACGCCCGGCGGATCAATGACGGCGGCGGCATCGACCTGCCGCGCATCGTGCCGGTGCGGTCCTCGACGATCTTCCGCGGCGACGGCTGGATGGGCGTGCATATGCGCGACGCCAGCGTGGTGCGCGGCGTCGGCGTGCTGCCCGTCTTCGCCGGCCTGATCGGCCTGCTGCTGCTGCTCGGCGCCTTCGCCGCGACCTGGTTGCGCGAGAGCCGCTAG
- a CDS encoding N-acetylglucosamine kinase-like BadF-type ATPase (product_source=COG2971; cog=COG2971; pfam=PF11162; transmembrane_helix_parts=Inside_1_20,TMhelix_21_40,Outside_41_72,TMhelix_73_95,Inside_96_127): protein MRGAFIGMKWFRTHIKHGSRLALFALAIQFVLSFGHFHAANAQTAPADSAIESVQLPTDSSHTPDQHPADNCAICAVLALAGTALFATPPVLLLPQAVEFLYLATDAEFIHLGAFDVAFQPRAPPVS, encoded by the coding sequence ATGCGGGGCGCGTTTATCGGCATGAAGTGGTTTCGAACACACATCAAACACGGATCGCGGCTGGCGCTGTTCGCGCTGGCGATCCAGTTTGTGCTGTCGTTCGGGCATTTTCACGCCGCCAATGCGCAGACGGCGCCGGCCGACTCGGCCATTGAGTCAGTCCAGCTTCCGACTGACTCCAGCCACACTCCGGACCAGCATCCCGCGGATAATTGCGCGATCTGCGCCGTACTGGCGCTGGCTGGCACGGCGCTGTTCGCCACGCCGCCAGTGTTGCTGCTGCCGCAGGCCGTTGAATTCCTTTACCTCGCCACCGACGCCGAGTTCATCCATCTCGGCGCTTTCGACGTCGCGTTCCAGCCTCGCGCGCCGCCTGTTTCCTGA